From Triticum aestivum cultivar Chinese Spring chromosome 7B, IWGSC CS RefSeq v2.1, whole genome shotgun sequence:
agacatgacctagacgttctccggccaataaccaacagcgagatctggatacccatgttggctcccacatgttccacgatgatctcatcggatgaaccatgatgtcgaggaatcaatcaatcccgtatacaattccctttgtccattggtatgttacttgcccgagattcgatcggtggtatccctataccttgttcaatctcgttaccggcaagtcactttactcgtttcgtaatgcatgattccgtgactaactgcttagtcacattgagctcattatgatgatgcattaccgagtgggcccagagatacctctccgtcacacggagtgacaaatcccagtctcgattcatgccaacccaacaaacactttcggagatacccgtagtgcacctttatagccacccagttacgttgtgacgtttggtacacccaaagcattcctacgatatccgggagttgcacaatctcatggtctaaggaaatgatacttgacattagaaaagctcttagcaaacgaactatgcgatcttgtgctatgcttaggattgggtcttgtccatcacatcattctcctaatgatgtgatcccgttatcaatgacatctaatgtccatggtcaggaaaccataaccatctattgatcaacgagctagtcaactagaggctcattagggacatgttgtgatctatgtattcacacatgtattatggtttccagttaatacaattatagcatgaacaatagacaattaccatgaacaaagaaatacaataataaccattttattattgcctctagggcatatttccaacagtgaccACTATAGACGGTGTGGATATCAATTATTTGCAATGAAAATAAATGTACAATGGTAGTTTGACAAATGAGGAAATTATGCGGAAATAAACTTGTGTATCTCCCGGTTTTAGAACTGATGTTGGTCTAGATACTAATGAAGAATAAGGTCAAATATTGGTGAATATGGCATTCGCCGGTCACATTGATCCGTCAGCCCCACCCAGAGCCATTGCTACCCTGTGAGGCTGCCATGGTGTCCTTGGCGCCATCTATCCACATTACCCAAATAAATATTGGTGAATCGGCATTACCCAAATCGCAACATGCTATCCGCCAAACGTAGTGACTTGTCGGTGTGACATAGTTGCTTATGTAAACCCAGTAATGTGAATTTAGAAAATTCTAGTTGTGGCATATATAAAATTTTAAATTGATGTGATCAAACAATAAGTCTAAATGTGAGGTATGATGTGCTAGGATGGACATGTATTAGAGAAGAAGGTTTCATGTATCATTGAAACTCAAGGTAATATTGAGCTTCAAATTTTATTGGAGTGTGGGATATACAAATGAGTTAtagtaaaaatggaaaaggaaggCAAATTTATTCTCTAATTTTGATAAAGCATCTTGTTTGAACAAGAACAACAAGACACATCTGTGAGAATTGGGGGTGACAATAGGATACCCAAGGGAACGTATGAACAGATTGATCAACAATTAATCAACATTTTTTGTTTCATAAAGTGACGCTATAACTGAAGCAAACAATCGTATTTATGACATAGAATGTTCAATACTTTGTCCGAAAATGAGAGCAAGTTGGATATAATTATGTAAAATATGGAATGAAGGTAAGACAATCTTCATTTCTTAATGTTGACTTCGTCCTCGTATTCCTCACAAGTTGTTTGGCGAAATCTGGAAGTGTCGCCACATCGTCTTTAATGGCAAGAATGTCCATTAGAATGTTTGTCCTCATCTTGTCCATTGAAGCCCGTGTTGAGGATAGTAAATAAAATTAAAGAATGTCAGAAAAATATTTGATGGCTAACTGGATTCAACCCTTTGGCGATCACTATCCCATTCCAATGCGTCAGAAATCCAAAGTATAAACACCAATCTCAACCCTGCATAATTAGATGTAAATGGTATACAATTGAAACGATAAAAAATCCTGAATTGCCATGACACATAAGGATATCGAGGGGAAACGCTTAGTCAAATTGGTATGTAGGCACAACAGGTTCCTTATAGGCCCTTTAGTTATATCTTCTTGCCAGTTATAGAAGAATAGTGCGAAGCATTGTTGCATGTCAGAAGCCAACATTGGTACAAATCCAATTATGTCTACTGTATGGCCTAACATCCCCGCTCTCTTTAAACTTACTATGGTCAAGGATGTAAATCACACTCTGCCATAAGTATGTCTACTGTATTGAGACATGAATGTCCAGTGACCATATACGTGGCCATTAGATAAATCACACATTTGAAGATTACGAAAATTTGTACACTTGTATTTGCATAATACTTATGTTTTCACAATTTGAGATGTCGTACTTGAGGTGTGGACCAGTGAAGTCGTGTCGAAATAATGTCGGGTTGCAGCAATGTCCAACAGCAATTGCATGAACCTACTAACATCTTCCATGATAATAGTTTGGGTAATAAATATAAATATACGTCGGGTTTAAAATTGTTATTTATGGAAGATCTTTGTAGTTCCATGCAATTGCTGGTGGAGATTCTTGGAACCCAGAATTATTCCGACACCTGTTCACTGGTCCGCACATAAAGTACGACGTCTCAAAGTGTGAAAACATAAATTTTACCAGATATAAGTAGAATTTTTTCTAATTTATAAATGTGTGCTTTGTCTAACAGCCGGGTATATGGTCACTTCAGATTCATGCTTCACTATGTGATAATAAACATTGTTCTTGATATACATTCAACTTACGGCAGAGTGTGATTCACATTCTTGACTCTAGTATGTGTGAAGAGAGTGACGATGTTAGGCCATATCGTAGACATACTTGGATTGTACCAATGTTGGCTTCTGACATCCAACAATGCTTGACACTATTCTTCAATAACTGCCAAGAAGATGTAACTAAATGGGCCTTTAAGGAACCCGTTGTGCCTAAAAATCTAGTTGAGTAAGTGTTGCTGCTCGCTGACCTTATGTGTCCTGACAATTCAAgattttattattttcattatAAAAAAATTACATCTAATTATGCATGGTTGAGAGTGGTGTTTAGACTTCCGAGTTCATGAAGAATTGGAATGGGACAGAGGCCACAAAAGAGCTCAATCCAGTAAGCCATCCATTTCTTTTTTGACATCCTTGACTCTAGTAACTCCCATCCTCGTGTTGCATTACTTACTTCCCATCCTCAACACAGGCTTTCATGAATAAGATTAGGCCCAATATTCTAATGGATATTCTTAGCATCTGAGACAAATGTAGTGACACTTCCACATTTCGTCAAGCAATTTGTGAGGAATACGACGACAGAGTCTTCGTGAAGAAATGAAGACTATCTTACCTTTATGCCATATTTTACTTAAATATAGCAAACTTCATGTCATTCTGGGACAAAGTATTGAACATTCTATGTAATAAATACGATAGTTTGCTTCAGTCATAGTGTTACTTTATGCCAAAACAATTATCAAATAAATGCTTAATCCCTTCGGACGTTCCCTTGGGAATCATGCCGTTGCCCTCGATTCCCACGGAAGTTTCTTCTTGTTGTACTTACTGGCGCGACAGATAAATTTCATAAATGATATGCTTTATACAAATTAGACAATAATTTTgcattcattttccatttttactACAACTCATTTGGGAATCACATACTCCAATAAAATCAAAAGCTCAATATTACCTTTAGTTTTATACATACACGAAACCTTATCCTCTAATACCCGTCCATCCTAGCATATCATATCTCACATTTGTACTTATTGTTTGATCACATCAATTAAATTCAAATTATTTGGTTTACATAAGCCACTAAGTTACACTGACAAGTCATTATGTTTGGTGGATGGCATGATACGATTTGGGTAATGCTGACTGCACGTCGACAAGGGTCAGCTGGATGGCGCCATCTAGATCATTGCCGGCTCACAAGGTAGCAACGACTCTGGGGTGGGGTTGACGGATCCATGCGACCGGCGATTGCCATATTTACTATTATTTTATGTTATTCTTCACGAGTATCCCCTGCCAATGTCAATTCTAAAACCGCGAGATACACAAGTTTATTTCCGCATAATTTCCTCATTTGATTACATTTTGAAATCAATAGAAAAACTACCATCGTACATTTCTGGTAATTGCAAATAACCAATATCTGCGCCATCTGTAGTGGTCAGAGTACTGACATCAATTCTTTTAAGAAAAAAGAAGGCAAAAGATCACATCGGTCATCATTTTAATATAGAATTAGGGACGTTTCTTTGGCTAGGTGTCATGCAATCAAGAAGCACTCTGGAATCCTTCTTCAAATGGAAGTAGAGGATGTGcgtgtgcactgccttgtacgCTGTACCACTCCTAGTTTTATATATTACATAATATTAATGAACTGAATCCTAGTAATTAGGCATTGAATCACGCTAATAACTATGAGTTAACAACCTTAATTAGTAATTGACCAGGGCTACTGGAGTCTGCTACCTTACGTATGGGTGTTCAAATCAAACCCCTCGTTCCCACATACACCATTTCACAACGATACACCAGACTAGAACACAACCTAAGGCTACTCCTTCTGAAGAAGATATTGCTGGTGGCACGAATAATCAAGGTATGATTACAAGTGGAACGTGATTGTTGTTACTATTATACCCATCTTCCCTATGTAGTGGACAAATTACTTGGTTTTGTTTTAGCAAAGTTGTAAATTAGTGATGACTCCAGAACTTGGATTGATTACTATTCCACCAGAATATTGTGATGCAAAAATTATGAACCTTTTTCTAGGTGACGTGTTATATGATGAAATGGGCGCCTTCCAGTTTTATAACATGTACGCGTTGAATAAATGGTTTGGTATAAGAATTCAGACAAGTCAGGTGATACTACATACATTGAATGTGTATGTTCATGCGAGGTATATAGTACATAACGTTTAATACTCAAACTAAACTAAATCATGATTGTGGGATTATTCAATTCTCTATTGTGTTGCATTTCCTTTCTTAGGGCAAGCCATCCAAGGGGTTCAAAAATCTGGAAAGAGAGGTTGTGGAGCTATGATGCGCATAGACAGAAATGCACATACACAGACAAGAGGAAGATACGTTACTACGACTGTAATCTGCTCGGGCACTTCAAGTCGGAGTGCAAGAATCCCCCGAAGGAGAAGGCGCTCATGGCCCAGTTAGGATATGAAGGTGACATGCTGTTGATGTATGAACTCGTGGACGAGAATCCAGTTCGTCAAGCCCTGGCTAAAGAAATTGTCGTGCTTTGAGAAGAAAAAGTTCACTCTCAAGATTTTTGTTCGGAAACTCGTGTCGATGATACGGCCGTGGGGGGTGATTCTGAACCTTCATCGATGTTATGTCCGTTTTTATTCTAGGAAAGGTTGGCAAATTTAGTCATTTCTGTACTCTAGAGCATGGCGATTTTGTAATTGCATCGTAGTCACATGGCAAATGTAGATACTTCTTCATATTTTTTCTATTTCCTTCCTTTCCCTTATTCTCGTCACAACCAAAAGAGTAGCCCGTCGTGATGTGGTCTCATCGCGCCATCCCACAACCCCTTCACACGAACGTGCCACACTTACTAGGAGTAAGAAAGGGATGAGGAGATGGTGCATGCTGCATGGGCACTTCACATCAGTGCATGCATATGCATACACAcagaattaaaaaaacagaaattgcGCGTTCATGCAGACGGCTCTGCGACGTCAAAGGTGAACCCCGAGCCTTGCAGCGCGTCCACGACGATCTTGTCTAGCCTCTCCGCCATGACCGGCGTGATGTGGTTGCTCCAGTCCCCGGCCACACCCTTCCTGAAGAAGGACTTGTGCGCCAATGGACCATGGCTGCCACTCTTGTTCACGTCCATGTTCTTGAGGCTCTCGAGGCTGCACAGCTCCACGATGTCCTGCACCACCCCGGTCGCCTCCTCCTCGACGGAGAAGGCGCACCCCATGAACTCCGCCAGCTTCTTCACGTTGCTCTCAGGGTTCCGAAGCATCTCCTCGTACCGGAGGAAGAGCACCTTCTCAGGCTGCCTCCTGCTCGCCTCCCAGTACCCCAGCACGTGGCGCCACTGTGGGCCACTGACACATATGCCATCACAGAACAGCTCGAAGGCCTCCTCGAACGTGTATGGCAGCGGCTCCTCGCCGATTCGTGCTCTCGCAGCGGCCGCCGCCACTGTCTTCTTGGTGAAGAACCACGAGGAGACGAATGCGTCCTTGGGGTCCCGGCAGATGTAGACGATCCTGCAGCCGGACTCCTCCGCAGTGATGCGCCGTGGCAGGAGGGAGTATGGCAGGTGTGTCGAGAGCACGCGTGGCGAAGGGAGCGCCGCCACCACGTGGCCCATGGATTGCGCGTACTGCAGCTCCAAGTACTGGACGATGTCGTGGGGGTTGCGGCGGCGGAGCGGGTAGTCGAGGCCACGCAGCGGGTGCTCGGCCCGGTTGCGCGTGGCGAAGGCGAGGGCCTTGAGCCAGGTGGTGCCGCACTTGGGGAAGCTCGCGAGGAGGACGTCCGACGGCCTTGGCTCGAAGACGGAGTGGATGGCCGGAACGCCCTGGAGGAACTTCTCCAGCAGCCAGAACCCGCCGTACTGCCTCAGACGGAACGGCGGGAACCGCGTCTCCAGTGGAAGCGAGGTGATGTCAAGCTCGCCAATAGCGGCGGCACAGGCATCCGTGGACAATGGCATCATGCTCATGCTCATGCTGCCCACTTTTATTTTACTCTACTACTGTAGCTGTTCTGTAGTATGCTTGGTTGTAGCCGACACGTCCTTTTATATACGTACTACTGCCCAAAAAAGAATGTGCTATTGCGTGCCATTAATTACTAGTTGAAACATA
This genomic window contains:
- the LOC123162233 gene encoding cytosolic sulfotransferase 5-like — encoded protein: MSMSMMPLSTDACAAAIGELDITSLPLETRFPPFRLRQYGGFWLLEKFLQGVPAIHSVFEPRPSDVLLASFPKCGTTWLKALAFATRNRAEHPLRGLDYPLRRRNPHDIVQYLELQYAQSMGHVVAALPSPRVLSTHLPYSLLPRRITAEESGCRIVYICRDPKDAFVSSWFFTKKTVAAAAARARIGEEPLPYTFEEAFELFCDGICVSGPQWRHVLGYWEASRRQPEKVLFLRYEEMLRNPESNVKKLAEFMGCAFSVEEEATGVVQDIVELCSLESLKNMDVNKSGSHGPLAHKSFFRKGVAGDWSNHITPVMAERLDKIVVDALQGSGFTFDVAEPSA